One genomic window of Candidatus Nitrospira inopinata includes the following:
- a CDS encoding HlyD family type I secretion periplasmic adaptor subunit: MTTLGRHWAIWKEAWRAEREGPSGDAASARTPDRRAMEFLPAVLEIEQAPPPPIGRAILWTILALFAAGSLWAALGWIDIVATAQGKIIPSGYSKVIQPYETGVIAAIHVQDGQTVRKGDVLIELDPTLNRADRDRALNELRAAKVEAARLRALVAGRDFFEAPTDADERFAQLQRRLLRDQLDEYQAKVEVARQQIQQRRAAVEQTREQIRRLEAMVPIEEERAETLKRLLEHEAATRMDFLQAEAQRIERTQELAVQRKKLQQDLAALEEAEKHYRATVAEFQQARQAELAALETKIVSLAQEATKAGQKAELQRLSAPIDGVVQQLAVHTVGGVVTPAQQLLLIVPQEHALEVEAQVENKDVGFVKEGQPVEVKVATFPFTLYGTVPGRVLVVSDDAVPVEQVGLVYPTRVSLDRDTINVDGKPVRLSAGMAVTVEIKTGQRRVVEYLLSPLLKAVNESLRER; the protein is encoded by the coding sequence ATGACGACGCTGGGCCGTCATTGGGCGATATGGAAAGAGGCGTGGAGGGCCGAGAGGGAAGGCCCGTCGGGAGACGCCGCTTCCGCGCGGACGCCGGACCGCCGGGCGATGGAGTTTTTGCCGGCGGTCTTGGAAATCGAGCAGGCCCCGCCTCCGCCCATCGGCCGCGCCATTCTCTGGACCATTTTGGCGCTCTTCGCCGCCGGGTCGCTCTGGGCCGCCCTCGGCTGGATCGACATCGTCGCGACGGCGCAAGGCAAGATCATTCCCAGCGGGTATTCCAAGGTCATTCAACCCTATGAAACGGGCGTGATCGCGGCGATCCACGTGCAGGACGGGCAGACCGTGAGAAAGGGCGACGTGCTGATCGAGCTCGATCCCACGCTCAACCGCGCCGACCGCGATCGTGCGCTCAACGAGCTTCGGGCGGCGAAGGTCGAGGCGGCGCGGCTGCGGGCGTTGGTGGCCGGCCGGGATTTCTTCGAGGCGCCGACGGATGCGGATGAACGGTTCGCGCAGCTCCAGCGGCGATTGCTGCGCGATCAATTGGACGAGTATCAGGCGAAGGTGGAGGTCGCTCGACAACAGATTCAGCAACGCCGGGCCGCGGTCGAACAGACCAGGGAGCAGATTCGTCGTTTGGAGGCGATGGTGCCGATCGAAGAGGAGCGGGCCGAGACCCTCAAGCGGTTGCTGGAACATGAGGCGGCGACGAGAATGGATTTTCTGCAAGCCGAGGCTCAGCGGATCGAGCGGACGCAGGAGCTGGCCGTTCAGCGGAAGAAACTGCAACAGGATCTCGCGGCGCTCGAAGAGGCCGAAAAACACTATCGAGCGACGGTGGCCGAATTTCAGCAGGCGCGTCAGGCGGAACTCGCTGCGCTCGAAACGAAGATCGTCTCGCTGGCGCAGGAGGCCACCAAGGCGGGTCAAAAAGCCGAGTTGCAGCGGCTCTCGGCGCCCATCGACGGGGTCGTCCAACAGTTGGCCGTGCACACGGTCGGCGGGGTCGTGACGCCGGCTCAGCAACTGTTGCTGATCGTCCCGCAGGAACATGCCCTCGAAGTCGAGGCCCAAGTCGAGAACAAGGATGTGGGCTTCGTGAAAGAGGGACAGCCGGTCGAAGTCAAGGTCGCGACCTTTCCGTTCACGCTCTATGGAACGGTCCCGGGACGGGTTTTGGTCGTGTCCGATGACGCGGTGCCGGTGGAGCAGGTGGGACTGGTGTATCCGACGAGGGTGAGTCTGGATCGCGACACCATCAATGTCGACGGCAAACCCGTGCGCCTGTCGGCCGGTATGGCGGTGACGGTGGAGATCAAGACGGGACAGCGTCGCGTCGTCGAATACCTGCTGAGTCCTCTCCTCAAGGCCGTCAACGAGAGTCTTCGGGAACGGTAG
- a CDS encoding type I secretion system permease/ATPase, translating to MPDDANAASPSDSSQPSSAVADTGLLCLLILARFYDLPADASQLRHQFARLNEPLSPTDLVRAAKHLGLKAGRITVRWDKLPTLPLPAMVRRADGRYLVLAKADEQKVLVQDPVEARPLVLSRDRFEALWSGEVLLFTKRAHLRPQDLKFDFAWFIPAIVKYRKLLGEVLVASFVLQLFGLLTPLFTQVVIDKVLVHRGFTTLHVLAIGMVALVIFEAVLGGLRTYLFAHTTNRIDVGLGAQLFRHILALPLAYFEARRVGDTVARVRELEHIRQFLTSNSVTVVLDLFFMAVFLAVMWLYSPMLTLVVAASLPFYAGLSLVITPAIRARLHEKFNRGAENQAFLVETVTGIQTVKAMAVEPPLQRRWDEQLAGYVRASFRATNLITIAGQAATAVQKLTTVAILWVGAYRVIGGELSIGQLIAFNMLAAQVTGPLLRLVNLWQEFQQVGISVQRLGDVLNAQPEPSYNPNRTTLPRVAGRVSFEDVTFRYRPDGPEVLRKVSFVVEPGQVVGLVGRSGSGKSTIAKLIQRLYVPERGRVLVDGVDLAQVDPAWLRRHVGVVLQENFLFNRSVRDNIALTDPGSSMERVIQAAKLAGAHEFILELPEGYDTVIGEQGCSLSGGQRQRIAIARALIADPRILIFDEATSALDYESEAVIQRNTALIAKGRTVIIIAHRLSTVRPAHRIYVVERGEIIEQGSHDELLRAGGLYARLHAYQTRVAGGYGG from the coding sequence ATGCCGGATGACGCCAACGCCGCTTCTCCGTCTGATTCATCCCAGCCGTCTTCGGCGGTCGCGGACACCGGGTTGCTCTGTCTGCTGATTCTCGCTCGGTTCTACGACCTGCCCGCCGACGCGTCGCAACTGCGCCATCAGTTCGCGCGGTTGAACGAGCCTCTGTCTCCGACGGATCTCGTGCGCGCCGCGAAACATTTGGGGCTCAAGGCGGGCCGCATAACGGTCAGGTGGGACAAGTTGCCGACTCTTCCGCTTCCCGCCATGGTCCGGCGGGCCGACGGCCGTTACCTGGTCTTGGCCAAGGCCGACGAACAGAAGGTGTTGGTGCAGGACCCGGTCGAGGCGCGTCCGCTGGTCCTGTCCCGCGACCGGTTCGAGGCGCTTTGGAGCGGCGAAGTGCTGCTCTTTACGAAACGGGCCCATCTGCGTCCGCAGGATCTGAAGTTCGACTTCGCTTGGTTCATCCCCGCCATCGTCAAATATCGAAAGTTGCTCGGCGAGGTGCTGGTCGCTTCGTTTGTTCTTCAACTGTTCGGTCTGCTGACTCCGCTGTTCACGCAGGTCGTGATCGACAAGGTGCTGGTGCACAGGGGGTTCACGACGCTCCACGTGCTCGCGATCGGCATGGTCGCGCTCGTGATCTTCGAGGCGGTCCTCGGCGGCCTCCGCACCTACCTCTTCGCCCATACGACGAACCGCATCGACGTGGGGCTCGGCGCGCAACTGTTCCGCCACATCTTGGCGCTGCCGCTCGCCTACTTCGAGGCGCGGCGGGTCGGCGACACGGTGGCCCGCGTCCGCGAGCTGGAGCACATCCGCCAGTTTCTGACGAGCAACTCGGTCACGGTGGTGCTCGACCTGTTTTTCATGGCCGTCTTTCTCGCCGTGATGTGGCTGTACAGTCCGATGCTCACGCTGGTCGTGGCTGCATCGTTGCCTTTCTATGCCGGGCTGTCTCTCGTCATCACGCCGGCCATCCGAGCCCGGTTGCACGAGAAGTTCAATCGGGGAGCGGAGAACCAGGCGTTTCTCGTGGAAACGGTCACCGGCATCCAGACCGTGAAGGCGATGGCCGTCGAGCCTCCGTTGCAGCGGCGGTGGGACGAGCAGTTGGCCGGGTACGTGCGGGCGAGTTTCCGCGCGACCAACTTGATTACGATCGCCGGACAGGCGGCGACCGCCGTCCAAAAACTCACGACGGTGGCCATTCTCTGGGTCGGCGCCTATCGGGTCATCGGGGGCGAGCTCAGCATCGGGCAGTTGATCGCCTTCAACATGCTGGCGGCGCAAGTGACGGGACCATTGTTGCGGCTCGTGAACCTGTGGCAGGAGTTTCAGCAGGTGGGGATTTCCGTGCAACGGTTGGGCGACGTGCTCAACGCCCAGCCGGAGCCGTCCTACAATCCGAATCGGACGACGTTGCCTCGCGTGGCGGGACGCGTCTCGTTCGAAGATGTGACGTTCCGCTATCGGCCTGACGGGCCGGAGGTGCTGCGCAAAGTTTCGTTCGTCGTGGAGCCGGGGCAGGTGGTCGGCTTGGTGGGGCGATCCGGGTCCGGGAAGAGCACGATCGCGAAATTGATTCAACGGCTCTACGTGCCGGAGCGGGGCCGCGTGCTGGTGGACGGCGTGGACTTGGCGCAGGTCGATCCGGCCTGGTTGCGCCGGCACGTCGGCGTGGTGTTGCAGGAGAACTTTCTCTTCAACCGATCGGTGCGCGACAATATCGCGCTGACCGATCCCGGCTCGTCCATGGAGCGGGTGATTCAGGCCGCAAAGCTGGCCGGGGCGCACGAATTCATTCTGGAGTTGCCGGAGGGATACGACACGGTGATCGGCGAACAGGGCTGTTCGCTGTCCGGCGGACAGCGCCAGCGGATCGCGATCGCGCGGGCGTTGATTGCGGATCCGCGCATCCTTATTTTCGACGAAGCGACCAGCGCCCTGGACTATGAATCCGAAGCCGTCATCCAGCGCAACACGGCGCTGATCGCCAAGGGGCGAACGGTGATCATCATCGCCCACCGGTTGAGCACGGTGCGGCCAGCCCACCGGATCTACGTCGTCGAGCGGGGAGAAATCATCGAGCAAGGTTCTCATGACGAATTGCTGCGGGCCGGCGGGTTGTACGCCAGGCTCCACGCCTACCAAACCAGGGTGGCCGGAGGATACGGAGGTTGA
- a CDS encoding Uma2 family endonuclease, with amino-acid sequence MLLPDDGKRHEIIEGDLFVTLSPITRHQLIIGRFLHRLTTYRETHPVGMVFTAPYDVVLSETDIVQPDLLLALQTGRAVMTEKNLQGPPDLILEVLSPSTAARDRELKRKRYEHFGVRKYWPIDPDANSLDMLALQDGHYAHVGRTIRPAECASILRPDLVSDLGSLLQ; translated from the coding sequence TTGCTCCTGCCGGACGATGGGAAGCGGCATGAGATCATCGAGGGAGATCTCTTCGTGACGCTCTCTCCTATAACCCGCCACCAACTCATCATCGGACGGTTCCTTCATCGCCTGACGACGTATCGAGAAACCCATCCAGTCGGCATGGTCTTTACCGCTCCATACGATGTCGTGCTCAGTGAAACCGATATCGTTCAACCCGATCTGCTCCTTGCGTTGCAGACAGGCCGTGCCGTCATGACCGAGAAGAACCTCCAGGGGCCGCCCGACTTGATCCTCGAAGTGCTGTCGCCAAGCACCGCGGCTCGTGACCGCGAATTGAAACGCAAACGATACGAACACTTCGGCGTGCGGAAGTATTGGCCGATCGACCCGGATGCCAACAGCCTTGATATGTTGGCATTGCAGGACGGGCACTATGCGCATGTCGGCCGGACAATACGCCCGGCCGAATGTGCGTCAATCCTCCGACCCGATCTCGTGTCAGACCTTGGCTCCCTCCTGCAGTAA
- a CDS encoding calcium-binding protein, giving the protein MALITGSTTTDWSTVNVGALFDVETQFNTFFSRFEQISADIAAGYFIVNSATSTSVSITLLPPSANAGATLVAKGSQFFGRNVDPIINSFVFNNPSTGELLRFSGTLDGVGNEVVKSFTIGVPSFQFTMLGQIVVNQAGGVVSGRITELRGTFGSTTVTIRGTLVADVDFNLSGTVTQIAIMSGTDTIMMRSLSIPYSALSTITTVSELFSVVGAQMTGNDTIIYTNNSAAGMSFLSGPGNDVITIGGPNGDTLGGGSGDDVLDGGAGDDAILGGDGNDAVVIRNAADHGSGEVIAGGAGDDTIRFASVVPGQTLVLASGVTEIESVVIGTAAGVTTGKTALNVDASAVSNGLSITGNAGDNVLTGTDLDDVLVGNAGHDTLNGGAGRDRLIGGPGNDTLSGGPGDDTYVIGQGTDVLVEEPGAGTDLVESSITHALGPNFENLTLTGTKPINGTGNELNNVIIGNGAANVLEGGAGNDTLIGNGGNDRLDGGVGDDAMEGGAGNDTYIVDSLGDTVTESLAGAAGGIDLVLSAVDFTLGPNVEHLTLTGTADLAGTGNELNNILIGNSGNNVLEGGAGTDTLSGGAGDDTLDGGAGRDRLIGGAGDDTYLVDLVRAGEGVAATVKLEDTITEGRNQGTDQVILRGIVSDLMRATTLTLGANLERLDAGSTADTKLNLTGNALDNELIGNGADNLLIGLAGNDRLDGRVGNDVLIGGQGNDVLIGGAGSDTYVFGRGDGQDVIQDTDGAADKVLFGRGTAPVDVILSRQADDLRLALRRTSDQVTIRDWYVGAANQVETIETGTRHLLLHTQVESLIQAMVQFTTDTGLSWEAAAAGAGTGGQQAQFQAILAAHWTGAGSEGA; this is encoded by the coding sequence ATGGCGCTGATTACTGGTTCCACGACAACCGATTGGTCAACGGTGAATGTAGGGGCTCTTTTCGACGTCGAAACGCAGTTCAATACCTTCTTTAGTCGGTTTGAACAGATCTCAGCCGACATTGCAGCGGGGTATTTCATAGTTAACTCGGCTACCTCGACGTCTGTTTCGATCACACTTCTTCCTCCATCGGCGAATGCCGGGGCGACCCTCGTCGCCAAGGGGTCACAGTTCTTCGGTCGCAATGTCGACCCGATCATCAATTCGTTTGTCTTCAACAATCCATCGACGGGAGAGTTGCTGAGATTTTCCGGTACCTTAGACGGGGTCGGTAACGAAGTTGTCAAGAGCTTCACCATTGGAGTGCCGAGTTTTCAATTCACGATGCTCGGCCAGATTGTGGTCAACCAAGCCGGCGGCGTCGTGTCGGGGCGGATTACGGAATTACGGGGAACGTTCGGTTCCACCACCGTCACCATCAGGGGTACGTTGGTGGCGGACGTCGATTTCAACCTCAGTGGAACCGTCACTCAGATTGCGATCATGTCCGGCACGGATACGATCATGATGAGAAGCCTCTCGATTCCCTATAGTGCCTTGAGCACGATCACCACGGTGAGTGAGCTGTTTTCCGTGGTCGGTGCTCAGATGACCGGCAACGACACCATTATTTATACGAACAACAGCGCCGCCGGCATGAGCTTTCTCTCCGGCCCTGGCAATGACGTCATCACGATCGGCGGACCCAATGGCGACACACTGGGCGGGGGAAGCGGCGACGACGTCCTTGACGGTGGAGCGGGCGACGACGCGATTCTGGGCGGAGACGGAAACGACGCGGTGGTCATCAGAAACGCCGCCGATCACGGTTCGGGGGAGGTCATTGCGGGTGGGGCCGGCGATGATACGATCCGGTTCGCGAGCGTCGTGCCGGGCCAGACATTGGTCTTGGCTTCGGGCGTCACGGAGATCGAAAGTGTCGTGATTGGAACCGCCGCGGGCGTCACGACCGGGAAGACCGCCCTGAACGTGGATGCGTCCGCTGTAAGCAACGGGCTGTCCATCACCGGCAATGCAGGAGACAACGTGCTCACCGGTACGGATCTCGACGACGTGTTAGTCGGCAATGCCGGCCATGACACCTTGAACGGCGGCGCGGGCAGGGATCGGCTGATCGGCGGGCCGGGGAACGACACGTTGAGCGGCGGGCCGGGTGACGACACCTACGTGATCGGCCAGGGGACGGATGTGCTCGTGGAAGAGCCCGGCGCCGGCACCGACCTGGTCGAATCTTCCATCACCCATGCCTTGGGGCCGAATTTCGAGAATTTGACCCTCACCGGCACTAAGCCCATCAATGGCACGGGCAACGAGTTGAACAACGTCATCATCGGCAACGGCGCGGCCAACGTGCTCGAAGGCGGCGCGGGCAACGATACCCTCATCGGCAACGGGGGGAACGATCGGCTTGATGGCGGCGTGGGCGATGACGCGATGGAGGGGGGAGCCGGCAATGATACCTACATCGTGGACAGTCTGGGCGATACCGTGACGGAGTCGCTGGCCGGGGCGGCGGGCGGGATCGATCTGGTGTTGAGCGCCGTGGACTTCACGCTCGGGCCGAACGTGGAGCATCTCACCTTGACGGGGACAGCCGACCTCGCCGGGACGGGCAATGAGCTGAATAATATCCTGATCGGCAACAGCGGCAACAATGTGCTCGAGGGCGGCGCGGGCACCGACACCCTGAGCGGCGGCGCGGGGGATGATACCTTGGACGGCGGCGCCGGCAGGGATCGGCTGATCGGCGGGGCCGGGGACGACACCTACCTCGTGGATCTTGTCCGAGCAGGTGAAGGGGTGGCGGCCACCGTCAAGCTTGAAGACACGATCACCGAGGGGCGGAATCAGGGAACGGATCAGGTCATCCTTCGAGGGATTGTGAGCGATCTGATGAGGGCGACGACGCTCACGTTGGGAGCCAATCTGGAGCGACTGGATGCCGGCTCCACGGCGGACACGAAGCTGAACCTGACGGGGAACGCTCTGGACAACGAACTGATCGGCAATGGCGCCGACAATCTCCTCATCGGGTTGGCCGGCAACGACCGGCTCGACGGCCGGGTCGGCAATGACGTCTTGATCGGCGGTCAGGGGAACGATGTACTCATAGGCGGCGCGGGCAGCGACACCTATGTGTTCGGGCGCGGCGATGGACAGGATGTGATCCAAGACACCGACGGGGCCGCCGACAAGGTGCTGTTTGGCAGAGGGACTGCTCCGGTCGATGTGATTCTCAGCCGACAGGCCGACGACCTGCGGTTGGCCTTGCGGAGAACGTCCGATCAGGTGACGATCCGGGACTGGTACGTCGGCGCCGCCAATCAAGTTGAGACGATCGAGACCGGCACGAGGCACCTCCTCCTCCACACGCAGGTGGAGTCGCTCATCCAGGCCATGGTGCAATTTACGACCGACACCGGCCTCTCCTGGGAGGCGGCGGCCGCCGGCGCCGGCACCGGCGGGCAACAGGCTCAGTTTCAGGCGATCCTCGCCGCGCATTGGACCGGCGCAGGCAGTGAGGGGGCGTGA
- a CDS encoding calcium-binding protein, whose protein sequence is MARITGSTTINWSGVSLGRVDFVGHFHTFASRVRQLLAAFYSGNYDIVSPGSTLLVLDMRFGGRLSLSGSGLDGPAPVIRTIDFKNPANGSGEVLRATGTVNGGTEILTSATIGSSGFFETVNGIIQIPDNFLTSGAYVGNLTSLVARVGSATVTFRGTFGLSGNLSGASMAGTVTGITVVSGGGAITMTGLSLSWDGIEAALAADTLATVEDLLAFVGNHMPGNDAITYTNRSGAGMTFVGGAGNDSITILGPHGDTLVGGDGDDVLDGGLGLDTIIGGGGNDRIIMLVTPGNTDTINAGPGIDTLVLTGTVPGDREVVVNLSSTTDQVVSIGGAVDGPTQINVEHLDASRIVGFVSATGGAGDNVLIGSRGNDTLDGGDGDDVLDGGRGQDAVLGGAGHDRITMLVTAGDVDTIDAGTGVDTLILVGAVPGNRRVLVDLSQVDQVVSIGGLLDVPVQSNFENLDASKLGGVVEATGGAGDNVLIGSRGHDVLIGGAGDDVLIGGPGNDTLSGGPGDDTYVIGQGTDVLVEEPGAGTDLVESSITHALGPNFENLTLTGTKPINGTGNELDNVLIGNNAANILIGGAGNDTLIGNGGNDRLDGGVGDDAMEGGAGNDTYIVDSLGDTVTESLAGAAGGIDLVLSAVDFTLGPNVEHLTLTGTADLAGTGNELNNILIGNSGNNVLEGGAGTDTLSGGAGDDILAGGTGNDTLNGGSGNDTYLFGLGDGQDVIQDGGGTTDRLVFDSGIDPFDLVLSRRVNDLRIMVQGTSDHVTIRNWYASANNRIETIEAGGGQVLLSTQVNQLLQAMATFTRQTGLSWEALAGGAGTAQQQTDFQNILAANWQ, encoded by the coding sequence ATGGCCCGCATCACCGGGTCCACGACGATCAATTGGTCGGGCGTTTCGCTCGGTCGGGTCGATTTTGTCGGCCATTTCCATACGTTCGCGTCGCGAGTCCGTCAGCTTCTGGCCGCTTTTTACAGCGGCAACTATGACATCGTCTCGCCCGGCTCGACCCTCCTGGTTCTCGATATGCGTTTCGGAGGGCGGCTGAGCTTGAGCGGCTCCGGATTGGATGGCCCGGCTCCTGTGATCAGAACGATCGATTTTAAGAACCCCGCCAACGGCAGCGGCGAGGTGCTTCGGGCGACCGGTACCGTCAACGGAGGAACGGAAATCCTGACCTCGGCCACAATCGGCTCATCCGGCTTTTTTGAAACGGTCAATGGCATTATCCAAATCCCCGACAATTTTCTCACCAGTGGCGCCTATGTCGGCAACCTGACGTCGTTGGTTGCGAGGGTGGGCTCCGCCACGGTCACCTTCAGGGGGACCTTCGGTCTTTCGGGTAATCTGAGCGGCGCGAGCATGGCCGGCACGGTCACCGGCATCACCGTGGTGTCCGGCGGCGGCGCGATCACCATGACGGGCCTTTCTCTTTCATGGGATGGGATTGAAGCGGCGTTGGCCGCCGATACGTTGGCGACGGTGGAAGACCTCTTGGCATTCGTCGGCAACCACATGCCCGGCAACGACGCCATCACCTATACGAATCGTTCCGGGGCCGGCATGACGTTCGTCGGCGGCGCGGGGAACGACAGCATCACGATTCTCGGCCCCCATGGCGACACATTGGTCGGCGGTGACGGGGACGATGTGCTCGACGGGGGATTAGGACTGGATACCATCATCGGCGGCGGAGGGAACGATCGCATCATAATGCTCGTGACGCCAGGCAACACAGACACGATCAACGCCGGGCCCGGTATCGATACACTGGTCTTGACCGGCACCGTGCCCGGCGATCGGGAAGTGGTGGTGAATCTATCCTCGACGACCGATCAAGTCGTGTCGATCGGCGGGGCGGTGGATGGGCCGACGCAAATCAATGTGGAACATCTCGATGCCTCTCGGATCGTCGGGTTTGTCTCGGCGACCGGCGGCGCCGGGGACAATGTCCTCATCGGCTCCCGAGGGAACGATACCCTCGATGGCGGCGACGGCGACGACGTGTTGGACGGAGGTCGCGGGCAGGATGCCGTCTTGGGCGGGGCGGGGCATGACCGGATTACAATGCTCGTGACGGCGGGCGACGTCGATACGATCGACGCGGGGACTGGTGTCGATACCCTGATCTTGGTCGGTGCCGTGCCAGGCAACCGACGAGTATTGGTGGATCTCTCGCAGGTGGACCAAGTGGTCTCGATCGGGGGACTGCTCGACGTGCCGGTCCAGAGCAATTTTGAGAACCTCGATGCCTCCAAGCTCGGCGGCGTGGTCGAGGCGACTGGCGGCGCCGGGGACAATGTCCTCATCGGTTCCCGCGGCCACGACGTTCTCATCGGCGGCGCGGGGGACGACGTGCTGATCGGCGGGCCGGGGAACGACACGTTGAGCGGCGGGCCGGGTGACGACACCTACGTGATCGGCCAGGGGACGGATGTGCTCGTGGAAGAGCCCGGCGCCGGCACCGACCTGGTCGAATCTTCCATCACCCATGCCTTGGGGCCGAATTTCGAGAATTTGACCCTCACCGGCACTAAGCCCATCAATGGCACGGGCAACGAGCTGGATAACGTGCTGATCGGGAACAATGCGGCGAATATCCTGATCGGGGGCGCGGGCAACGATACCCTCATCGGCAACGGGGGGAACGATCGGCTTGATGGCGGCGTGGGCGATGACGCGATGGAGGGGGGAGCCGGCAATGATACCTACATCGTGGACAGTCTGGGCGATACCGTGACGGAGTCGCTGGCCGGGGCGGCGGGCGGGATCGATCTGGTGTTGAGCGCCGTGGACTTCACGCTCGGGCCGAACGTGGAGCATCTCACCTTGACGGGGACAGCCGACCTCGCCGGGACGGGCAATGAGCTGAATAATATCCTGATCGGCAACAGCGGCAACAATGTGCTCGAGGGCGGCGCGGGCACCGACACCCTGAGCGGCGGCGCGGGGGATGACATCCTTGCTGGTGGCACGGGCAACGATACGCTCAACGGCGGCAGCGGGAACGACACCTATCTGTTCGGGCTCGGCGACGGCCAAGATGTGATTCAAGACGGCGGCGGGACGACCGACCGGCTTGTTTTCGACAGTGGAATCGATCCGTTCGATCTGGTGCTCAGCCGGCGTGTCAACGACCTGCGGATCATGGTCCAGGGTACATCGGATCACGTCACGATTCGAAATTGGTACGCGAGCGCCAACAACCGCATCGAAACGATCGAGGCGGGCGGCGGCCAGGTTTTGCTCAGTACCCAGGTCAATCAGCTTCTCCAGGCCATGGCGACCTTCACCAGACAGACCGGCCTCTCCTGGGAAGCGCTGGCAGGCGGCGCCGGGACCGCTCAACAACAGACGGACTTCCAAAATATTCTCGCTGCGAATTGGCAGTAA